In Falco naumanni isolate bFalNau1 chromosome 5, bFalNau1.pat, whole genome shotgun sequence, the following are encoded in one genomic region:
- the ILDR1 gene encoding immunoglobulin-like domain-containing receptor 1: MAPLGRCRWALLLAWLPAGCLSLLVTVQDIERYTTLFATVVLKCDYSTSAQLQDVVVTWRFKSFCKDPIFDYYSVSYQAGLALGQDPSDDCNDSQRKVRIVIQKYGQKEPVLGIDYQQRKITIQNRADLVISEVMWWDHGVYYCTVEAPGDTSGDADKEVKLIVLHWLTVLLIILGGLLLLLLIGVCWCQCCPQYCCCHIPCVCCPTRCCCNEEVLERHRFMKQAQAFAPWMSPNMFYGGGDRNSQLSSYQLNPLLQQDVSLQNSLPVVQPQAQLSPNKGVLDYLESEIQNLNMPQLQPPPHQRQAAQPSLLSSLGSEIVSPPLADHVSSMHGSSNSSRPQRAARTPRYWDSAAEERRENRRWPLPSSEDSHSSYSRDRQREDHSQRQRTGGYNGRPQHSRRDVSPPRQAERGKSSSSSCSFYPEEAKERSSHRRDWRQEPAGRRDYQHHTSRSNNSGQRRHSYSPPSRRGSCSSSEEQVRLPATNRRWRHRSREWPEDKPPSYRSLEIIPGQEKKQKGSVGPRSDRGSSHSARSIVI, translated from the exons ATGGCCCCGCTCGGGCGCTGCCGGTGGgcgctgctgctggcctggctgccGGCCG GTTGCCTCTCCCTCCTGGTGACAGTGCAGGATATTGAGCGTTATACCACTTTATTCGCCACTGTTGTCCTCAAATGTGACTATAGCAcctcagctcagctgcaggacGTGGTGGTGACCTGGCGCTTCAAATCCTTCTGCAAGGACCCCATCTTTGACTACTACTCAGTCT CATACCAGGCTGGTTTAGCTCTTGGCCAGGACCCGTCTGACGACTGCAATGACAGCCAGCGAAAAGTGCGCATTGTCATCCAGAAATACGGGCAGAAGGAGCCTGTGCTGGGTATTGACTACCAACAACGAAAGATCACCATTCAGAACC GGGCAGACCTTGTCATCAGCGAGGTCATGTGGTGGGACCATGGCGTGTACTACTGCACTGTGGAAGCACCAGGAGATACCTCAGGTGATGCGGACAAAGAAGTTAAGCTGATTGTTCTCC ATTGGCTCACAGTACTCCTTATCATTCTCGGTggcctcctcctccttctgctgATTGGAGTATGCTGGTGCCAGTGCTGCCCCCAGTACTGCTGCTGTCACATCCCATGTGTCTGCTGCCCAACCCGGTGCTGCTGTAATGAGGAAG TACTGGAACGGCATCGGTTCATGAAGCAGGCTCAGGCATTTGCACCTTGGATGTCACCCAACATGTTCTATGGAGGTGGCGACAGGAACTCACAACTTTCCTCTTACCAGCTGAACCCTCTACTGCAACAAG ATGTGTCTCTGCAGAACAGTCTTCCAGTTGTGCAGCCCCAAGCTCAGCTTTCCCCTAACAAGGGTGTTTTGGACTATCTGGAATCTGAAATCCAAAATCTTAACATgccacagctccagccacccccccaccagcggcaggctgcccagcccagcttgCTGTCCTCCCTGGGCTCCGAGATCGTGTCACCTCCTCTTGCTGATCATGTCTCCTCCATGCATGGGAGCAGCAACTCCTCACGGCCACAGAGAGCGGCCCGCACCCCCAGATACTGGGATTCTGCAGctgaggaaaggagggaaaaccGGAGATGGCCCTTGCCTTCCAGTGAGGATTCTCATTCTAGCTACAGTCGGGACAGGCAGCGAGAGGACCATTCTCAGAGGCAGAGGACAGGCGGCTACAATGGGAGGCCCCAGCACTCCAGACGGGATGTGTCACCACCACGCCAGGCTGAGAGGGGCaagagcagtagcagcagctgcagtttctATCCAGAGGAGGCCAAGGAGCGCTCCAGCCACCGTCGTGACTGGAGACAGGAGCCCGCAGGAAGGCGAGACTACCAGCACCATACCAGCAGGAGCAACAACTCAGGTCAGCGGCGGCACAGCTACTCTCCCCCTTCTCGCCGGGGGTCATGTAGCTCCTCAGAAGAGCAAGTCCGTCTCCCAGCGACAAACCGCAGGTGGCGGCACCGGTCTCGGGAATGGCCGGAAGATAAGCCCCCCAGTTACCGCTCATTAGAAATCATCCCAGGTCAGGAGAAGAAGCAAAAAGGCAGCGTGGGGCCACGATCG